A genome region from Anopheles stephensi strain Indian unplaced genomic scaffold, UCI_ANSTEP_V1.0 ucontig424, whole genome shotgun sequence includes the following:
- the LOC118516979 gene encoding uncharacterized protein LOC118516979: MENLLMSEEWFASLSWVVELNEVNLRRRNRQIVRTWWMRPIFFRRQEDGNRLLDNIVAEQANETVVNFLRMKKEDFIVLLQAIRPAISRMNTNMRDSITAQERLLITLRYLATGETFSSLQYLFRVSRSSISNIVKETCICLTKTLRSYVKLPSTKEQWLEVSKMFEQRWNFPHAIAAIDGKHFHTRAPAHSGSDYYNYKNFYSIVLLVMVHADYYFMFADAGGKGGISNGGIFRNSRLFQKLENKLLNIPDPEPLRLPYKIPVPFFILGDKAFAFTDYCIRSFGELHSPGSYQRIFNYRHSRARMPVENALGILANRFQVLKGQILLSPNVAKHIVLTTVYLHNELSTQHNSSHNTTTSIYEEMLQEQYTLHHPHSIESLARTWSLAFREPMIIW; encoded by the exons ATGGAGAATCTGTTGATGAGCGAAGAGTGGTTCGCTTCGTTATCGTGGGTTGTGGAATTGAATGAAGTGAATTTGCGAAGACGCAACAGGCAAATTGTGCGCACGTGGTGGATGCGACCAATTTTTTTCCGGCGGCAAGAAGATGGCAACCGCTTGCTGGATAATATTGTCGCAGAACAAGCCAACGAAACCGTCGTTAACTTTCTTCGAATGAAGAAGGaagattttattgttttgctgcaaGCTATAAGGCCGGCAATAAGTCGCATGAACACCAATATGCGTGACTCAATCACAGCCCAAGAAAGGTTGCTAATTACGTTGCGGTATTTAGCAACTGGAGAAACCTTCAGTAGTTTGCAATATTTGTTTCGA GTGTCTCGTTCCTCCATAAGCAACATAGTAAAGGAGACGTGTATCTGCCTTACAAAAACTCTACGATCATATGTGAAG TTACCATCCACTAAAGAACAATGGCTGGAAGTATCAAAAATGTTTGAGCAGCGTTGGAACTTTCCCCATGCCATTGCAGCGATAGATGGGAAACATTTTCACACCCGCGCTCCTGCACACAGCGGATCCGATTACTATAACTACAAAAACTTTTATAGTATTGTGCTTCTGGTAATGGTACATGCAGATTACTATTTTATGTTTGCTGATGCGGGAGGCAAGGGTGGGATTTCGAATGGAGGAATATTTAGAAACAGTAGATTGTTCCAAAAGCTTGAAAACAAGTTATTAAATATTCCAGATCCCGAGCCATTGCGATTACCATATAAAATTCCAGTACCATTTTTTATATTAGGAGACAAGGCTTTTGCTTTTACCGATTACTGCATCCGTTCCTTTGGCGAGCTCCACTCACCTGGGAGCTACCAGCGCATTTTCAATTATAGACATTCGCGTGCTCGAATGCCCGTTGAAAATGCGCTAGGAATACTTGCAAATCGGTTTCAAGTATTGAAAGGACAAATACTTCTTTCTCCGAATGTGGCAAAACATATTGTTCTAACGACTGTCTATTTACACAACGAACTTTCTACACAACACAATTCTTCTCACAACACTACAACTTCTATTTACGAAGAAATGCTTCAAGAACAATATACTCTCCACCATCCTCATTCGATAGAGTCATTGGCGAGAACGTGGTCCCTGGCGTTTAGAGAGCCAATGATAATTTGGTAA